TTTGGTAACGAAAGTATTGAAGCCTACCACATGCTTTGATTCCAGGATATAGACCATCCCGTTAGTAGCATGAATGTCTGACGTTGTAGCAAACGTAGACAACCAGTATTTGATGAAGCGGGAGCCATTCATACTGGAAAGGCGCACTACCTCCGAGCCCAGTCCGGCAGCGCCGGCAGCAGGACGTTGTACGAGGCGGATATCCATGGCACGCAGTCCCATACTGGTGAGTGTGCGTCCATCCTGTCCGGCAAAGCTCTCCATTTCCCAATTACCTTTGAAGAGATAATTAGCGAGTACACAACGCCAGGTGGAGGAATCAATATCATTGAGTGTAACAGGCGGAGAGCTCAATGTTTTCAGGTATACATTATATGCTTCCAGTGCAGCGTTCAGACTCTGATCGGTAGGGGCAAACACGGTCACCGTATCCTTTTTGAGTACCGTTGCCAGACCGCCTTTCTCCAGCATCAACAATACATTTTTGAAATTACCCGGCTGCGATTGCAGGTATTCGTATACGGTACCCGCATACGTATCTTCCGGCACCGCAGCGCGGTAGGTATTATCTTTTTTACAGGATGCCACCACCACACAGCAGAGCAGCAACAAAACAGTGCTGATTTTTCCTTGCATAATTTATAATTATTGTTGCCAGAATTTATTTTGAATGATTTGTTTGCTGCCATCCAGCACATCTTTTGCAACCGGCCACCACTGGGCGCCTGCGGCGATGTCTGCTGATGTGAACCGGGAATAATCTGTGAGTTTATCAAATCTTACCAGGTCGTACCAACGCCATCCTTCTCCCAGCAATTCCCTTCTTCTTTCCTGCAGGATAGCCTGCGCGAGATTGCCATCAGTAGCTTTAAAAGCCGGCAAGCCCCGCTGCGCGCGCACACTATTCAACAGCTGAATGGCATCCGGGTTTTTACTGAGAAACAGCATGGCTTCTGCTCTGAGCAGTACCAGCTCTTCGTAGCGGAAGATGATAATAGCAGATTGAAAACTGCGTAATGGATCTGCCCCTGTAATACTCAGCTGTTTTATTTTTGTGAACATGGGTAACGGATTTCCGAATCCGGTAAAATAGTTACCGCTGGCCGCGCCGCCATCCCCCACTTTAAAGCGTAGATCACCCGGCTCATTAAAAATGCGCAGGATCGAATCATTGGATACATAAATATCAGGTGATACCCGGGAGATAAAAGGTTCTGCGAGTGCCCAGTCTTCTATATGACCACCGGCAGATGACTCCTGGTAGGTTTTGTTGAAGGGCAATGCAAAAATAACATTGGGCGCCTGACCGGCGAAGGTGCCGTCAACACCTGTCAACGTAGCCACGTCTGCAAATGTATAACCACCTGCTGCTTTGTTATCAATCGCCAGGCGTGTATACTTCTCCGTTACAAGATAGTCGCCGCTCCAGGCTGCAATATGCGCCAGTAAAGCATAGGCAGCGCCCTTGCTGGCGATAACGCCTTTCCACAACGCGCCACCCTGTCCCCAGTATGGTGACTGCTGTTCGGGGTATTGCTGGTTATACTGCCAGGGAAGCCCCGCCGCCGCCGCTGTAGCATCCTGCCCGGCCATCGCCAGTATCTTTGCCTGGCTTTCCCGTTGTACCGGTGTAAAGCTGCCATCTGTGGTAGTGGTCACCATGGGAACATCTCCCCAGATACGGACGAGATAAAAATAGGTGAGTGCACGCAGGAACCGTATGTTGGCGATATCCAGCTTCATCTCTTCCACGGTATAGCGGAAATCGTTTTCGTGT
The Chitinophaga sp. MM2321 DNA segment above includes these coding regions:
- a CDS encoding RagB/SusD family nutrient uptake outer membrane protein, translating into MTNIRLHIKILLAATILMVSCKHTLELDPTHLVPDAQMWRTKNDARSAVFATYGMFRAALADNNAYLAYGELRGGDFSSASRSDLDAVTGNQLNATYTTLENWKNWRRFYAAIAQANLCLEKLSLVHENDFRYTVEEMKLDIANIRFLRALTYFYLVRIWGDVPMVTTTTDGSFTPVQRESQAKILAMAGQDATAAAAGLPWQYNQQYPEQQSPYWGQGGALWKGVIASKGAAYALLAHIAAWSGDYLVTEKYTRLAIDNKAAGGYTFADVATLTGVDGTFAGQAPNVIFALPFNKTYQESSAGGHIEDWALAEPFISRVSPDIYVSNDSILRIFNEPGDLRFKVGDGGAASGNYFTGFGNPLPMFTKIKQLSITGADPLRSFQSAIIIFRYEELVLLRAEAMLFLSKNPDAIQLLNSVRAQRGLPAFKATDGNLAQAILQERRRELLGEGWRWYDLVRFDKLTDYSRFTSADIAAGAQWWPVAKDVLDGSKQIIQNKFWQQ
- a CDS encoding fasciclin domain-containing protein gives rise to the protein MQGKISTVLLLLCCVVVASCKKDNTYRAAVPEDTYAGTVYEYLQSQPGNFKNVLLMLEKGGLATVLKKDTVTVFAPTDQSLNAALEAYNVYLKTLSSPPVTLNDIDSSTWRCVLANYLFKGNWEMESFAGQDGRTLTSMGLRAMDIRLVQRPAAGAAGLGSEVVRLSSMNGSRFIKYWLSTFATTSDIHATNGMVYILESKHVVGFNTFVTKAAAYQNLYSEEKTFADGAVTLGNGVVNLWNFYPKKLKAIDANTVETEAANKLADDYRMLLTIHADNKITVSSAPGSANATIKNNGLCLFDPIGQTYTLNYSYKDSNDKDCTVTEVIRYIAIREQ